Proteins encoded by one window of Vidua chalybeata isolate OUT-0048 chromosome 8, bVidCha1 merged haplotype, whole genome shotgun sequence:
- the LRRTM3 gene encoding leucine-rich repeat transmembrane neuronal protein 3 isoform X3, with protein sequence MGFNVIRLLSGSAVALVIAPTVLLTMLSSAERGCPKGCRCEGKMVYCESQKLQEIPSSISAGCLGLSLRYNSLQKLKYNQFKGLNQLTWLYLDHNHISNIDENAFSGIRRLKELILSSNRISYFLNNTFRPVTNLRNLDLSYNQLQSLGSEQFRGLRKLLSLHLRSNSLRTIPVRIFQDCRNLELLDLGYNRIRSLARNVFAGMIRLKELHLEHNQFSKLNLALFPRLVSLQNLYLQWNKISVIGQTMSWTWSSLQRLDLSGNEIEAFSGPSVFQCVPNLQRLNLDSNKLTFIGQEILDSWISLNDISLAGNIWECSRNICSLVNWLKSFKGLRENTIICASPKELQGVNVIDAVKNYSICGKSTTERFELARALPKPTFKPKLTRPKHDSKPPLPPTMGATEASSEPEHDTEHISFHKIIAGSVALFLSVLVILLVIYVSWKRYPASMKQLQQRSLMRRHRKKKRQSLKQMTPSTQEFYVDYKPTNTETSEMLLNGTGPCTYNKSGSRECEV encoded by the coding sequence gttTCAATGTAATTAGGCTACTGAGCGGATCAGCTGTAGCTCTGGTAATAGCCCCTACTGTATTACTGACAATGCTTTCTTCTGCTGAACGAGGATGCCCTAAGGGCTGTAGGTGTGAAGGCAAAATGGTATATTGTGAATCTCAGAAATTGCAGGAGATTCCCTCAAGTATATCTGCTGGTTGTTTAGGTTTGTCCCTTCGATATAACAGCCTCCAAAAACTAAAATACAATCAATTTAAAGGTCTTAATCAACTCACCTGGCTCTATTTAGACCATAACCACATCAGCAATATTGACGAAAATGCTTTCAGTGGAATACGCAGACTAAAAGAGTTGATCTTGAGTTCCAACAGAATCTCCTATTTTCTTAATAATACCTTCAGACCTGTGACAAATCTCCGGAATTTGGATCTGTCATACAATCAGCTGCAGTCTCTGGGATCTGAACAGTTCAGGGGCTTAAGGAAGCTGCTGAGTTTACATTTGCGGTCCAATTCCCTAAGAACCATCCCTGTTCGAATATTTCAAGATTGTAGGAACCTTGAACTGTTGGACCTGGGTTATAATCGCATCCGGAGTTTAGCAAGGAATGTCTTTGCAGGTATGATCAGACTGAAAGAGCTTCATCTGGAGCACAATCAATTTTCTAAGCTCAACCTGGCACTTTTTCCAAGGCTAGTCAGCCTTCAAAACCTTTATTTACAGTGGAATAAAATCAGTGTGATAGGACAAACTATGTCCTGGACCTGGAGCTCATTACAAAGACTTGATTTATCTGGCAATGAAATAGAAGCTTTCAGTGGACCTAGTGTTTTTCAGTGTGTGCCCAATTTACAGCGCCTCAACCTGGATTCGAACAAGCTCACATTTATTGGTCAAGAAATTTTGGATTCTTGGATATCTCTCAATGACATCAGCCTTGCCGGGAATATATGGGAATGCAGCAGAAACATTTGCTCACTGGTAAACTGGCTTAAAAGTTTTAAAGGGCTGAGGGAAAATACAATTATTTGTGCCAGCCCCAAAGAGCTGCAAGGGGTGAATGTTATTGATGCAGTGAAAAACTACAGCATCTGTGGCAAGAGTACCACGGAAAGGTTTGAACTAGCACGAGCTCTCCCAAAGCCAACATTTAAACCAAAACTCACCAGGCCTAAACACGACAGCAAGCCCCCTCTGCCCCCAACTATGGGAGCCACCGAAGCCAGCTCCGAGCCCGAGCACGACACAGAACACATCTCCTTCCATAAAATCATAGCAGGCAGCGTGGCTCTCTTCCTGTCGGTGCTGGTGATCCTGCTGGTGATCTATGTGTCATGGAAGCGTTACCCTGCCAGCatgaagcagctgcagcagcgcTCTCTCATGCGAaggcacaggaaaaagaaaagacagtcGCTGAAGCAAATGACTCCAAGCACACAGGAATTTTATGTAGATTACAAACCTACCAACACTGAAACCAGTGAGATGCTGCTGAATGGAACAGGACCCTGCACGTATAACAAATCAGGCTCCAGGGAATGCGAG